Part of the Methylomonas sp. AM2-LC genome, AGCCTTCGGTCTTTATCATTAAATAGGTTGCACCCAACAAGGCATAACCTGAAACAACTCCAACGGAAACCAATAAAGAAAAGGGTGTAAACCATCCCCAAACCTTGCCCTGGTAGTTGCCGTCAAAAACAAGTAGTCCACCAATCAATCCTCCAAAGGCGATACCCTGGGCTAAACTCGCTAATACGCTGCTGTAGCCAAAGCCGAGATTCCACAAGGTTATGTCTTTTGCATGGTGACGAAACTCAAATGAGAAACCACGAAAAATAAGGGCAAATATCATCACCATAACTGGAACATATAGCGATTGTAATGTGATGGCGAAAACCAAAGGGAAAGCGCCGAATAATGCGCCGCCAAGCAATACCAGCCAGGTTTCATTCGCATCCCAGATACTTTCAAGACTTGTCATCATGATGGCGCGATGTTTGTCATTCCTGGTAAATAACGAAAGAATACCGACACCAAGGTCAAAACCATCTAAAACCACATATAAAAACAGCATCAGGCCAATAATAAGAAACCAGATATTGGCGAGTATCGTATGAATTTCATTGTCCATCTTTTATTAGCCCAAAATTATTGTTAATTAATTTCCAGTTTAACCTCATAACTAGGGTGTCAACGTCAAATCGGGGCCTTTTCGGATAATACGGCTGGCAAAAATCAGAAACAGTACAAACAGAATGCTGTAAACGACAATAAAAGCCAACAAAGTGCTTGCCACTACCGATGTCGGTAGCACGGATGCTGCGTCGCGGGTGCGCAATATGCCATAAATTACCCAAGGTTGACGGCCGACTTCTCTCACTATCCAGCCACATTCAGAAGCTAGATAACCCAGCGGAATGGCAGCTATCCATGCCCTTAGCAGTAAAGGATTATTCGCGATGAGTTCGACGGTTAGTCGCCCACTTATCCATGCGACAGCAGTCCACAGCATCACAGCTAAAAAATACATGCCAATAAGCACCATGAGACGAAAGCTATAAAAAATTAGTAAAATCGCCGGTGGTTGATCGCCTTTTAGAAAGGCTTTTAAACCTTGCACTTGGCCGTGCCTTTCACCGGTCGCTATCCAGCTTAATCCATTCGGAATAGCGATAGCCCAATCATTTTGTTGTTCCGCTTTATTAGGCCAAGTCAACAGATTCCAGGCCGCACCTTTATCATTTTCATTCGTATCCCAATGTGCTTCTAAAGCAGCTGCTTTTGCAGGTTGGTTTACGAATACCTCTTTGCCACTGTTATGCCCAATAAATATTTGCAATGGCACTACAAAAATTACGCCTAGAAAGGCAAGTTTAAAGGATTTAAGAAAGAAAGCCGTGTGCCTTTTATTAAGGATGTACCAGGCAGATAAACCACCCAAAACGAAAAGACTGGTCGCTAAACAGGCAAACCACATGTGAGAAACGCCCCAAGGCATGTTTTTATTAAAGATTGCATCAAAATAACTGTCTACCACTACCCGGTTATTTTCCAGATGAATGCCGTCAGGCGTCTGCATCCATGAATTGGCAACCAGAATCCAAAAGGCGGATAGCGATGCCCCTAAGGCCACCATACAGGTTGCAAACAGATGCATAATCGGAGGCACGCGCGTCCATCCAAACAGCATAATGCCGAGAAATCCAGCTTCCAACATAAAGGCCATAGCGCCTTCAAAGCCTAGAATGTTACCGAAAAACTCACCCGCCATGATGGAAAACCGCGACCAATTGGCGCCGAATTCAAACTCCATAGGCAGGCCGCTGATAACACCTACCGAAAAGTTGAGCAAAAATAATTTGGCCCAAAAATGCGCATGCCTATAACAATCGATATCCGCCGTTTTGAGCCAGAGTCCCTCAAAAACCACAAGAATAATAGAGAGACCCACGGTCATTAACGGCCATAAAATATGAAAAAGAGCAGTTACCGAAAACTGTAGGCGCGACAAAAAAACCGAGTCTTGCAGGATTTCCATCAGTATCTTTTTAGACAATATATTAATAGGCCTTGAACGACTCTCAACCGAAATCGCCGGAATTTTTGATGATTAAACAGGTAAAACTGAATATACTCAGTTCGGTGACGCACTTAGCTGGGTAGTTGAAATGTTCAAAGCATAGATTTGCTGCGATTAAAGCTCATCATCCACGAGCAATATCGACAAAAGATTAATTTTTCTGCTTTGCTATTCGCTACGCGCAAGCTCCGTGTCGTACTCAATGGCTTGGCTGCTTTCCTGGGTATGCCATATCAAACTGGTGAAATGGTCTAATAAAGCAGGATACTTCTAAAGACAGATTTATAATGTCAACAGTAGTGGCGCTGCTAGACCCTGTTATTCGGCGGCTAAGCAATGCGCGACCCTGTGTTGGCAGCTGGAATAGCTGTGATTCTGACCATATTATTGACTGAACGAAATATCCTTCACCATTTCGTCAGCACTATCCTAAGTGAGGGCGAACTCAACGATGCGCTAATTCTGGCTGCGGCAGCGCTCGTGCTGCTACCCCTCACACCAGATCAATACCTTGGGCGCTTCAATGCATTGAACCCGCGAACAATTTGGATAATTGTGATCATCATCATGTCCATTGGCGCGACAGGATACATCACCCTACGCGACACGGGGCCGCGTATTTGTCTTGCCATCAGTGGGTTTGCATCAGGTTTTGTGTCTAGTGTTGCCACGATTAGTTCAATGGGAGCCAGAGCCCATAGCCGCGAATGAGTCTAGTTTGTTGTGGGGAGCTGTCGCGGCTGCAGTTTTATCGACTGTGGCAACCGTGATTCAAATGAAGGTGTTGTTGGCGGCAACCAACCAGGCAACGCTGTCGGCATTATTGTTGCCTTTGACCTGTGCTGGTGTAATAGGATCCCTGTTGGAATTTGAGTACGGTTTGTGAAGCGTTTCTTAGGCTTCGCGCGTGCAATTCGCATAATTTCATACGCGATATTTTCGGGCGATAGGACAAAATCGACGCACCCAGTGTCAATTGCGCACTCTGGCATGTCAGGCTGGAGAGCCACACTAAGCTTCTGGGCGATGGTAATGCTTTATGTCACACAATGCTGCGGCCCCGTCGCAATCATAGCCCGAGACAATAACGGCAATAAGCTTACCTTTGGGAAATTTTTCATCAAGGAACCCTCAGTAGATTGTCGCCATGTTGATGTTTGGTTTATTCTTTCATCAGTGCCACTTCCTGATAAATTCACGTAACATCGCGACAACAAAGGATCAGCATATGTTCAGCTTCTGATATACGCTACCGCTATCCTAGGTAGGGTCAAGAACTGGTGCGCACACTTTAGATTCCGGTAATTTATTTATGACTTTAGTAGTAGGTCTCTCAATCCAGCTAACAGCATAATATTTCCAGCTCCACTTATTAATTTTCTCGTAACGAACAATCTATTTCATCCACGAGCGTGCACCAATCCGAATCCTCTGCTACCGCTTCCGCCAGGAACGCTGCCTGTGCTTCGTTCCAGAAATTGGCCTCAGACAAAGGAATAAAGCGAGGTAACGGTCTGTGCTTTTTAATAAAGGCATTAATCTGTTTCTCGTCTCCTGCTAAACCCAATTGAGTAAATAACATTTGTAACGTGTGTATTGAAGTATTCAATTAAATCCCCGGTAACTATTAATGCTTTACGCCAATGTCGGATTTAAGCGCCGCGATTATTAATTTTAATGAAATTCAAACATTCAATGATTATTTATATCATCATTAACATAGCCAACCACACCGGCTGTGGCGATAAAACGAAGAGCATCCTCAACAGAGATACCTATTTCTACAACATTTTCCCGTAACTTAATGACCGTTATATTATTAGGTGAAGTCATTCATTTATGCGCTTGGCGGACTTGTCGACCACTGCGCCATCGCCTGTTCTCCAGGACGATCTACTTTAACTTTTCCGCCAGCGGTTGAGCTTACCCAACTTACCGGAATGTAATGGTGTTGACCGGTCTTATCTTTATTCAGCTTAATGGTATTCGTCCCCTGCATATGATCGACAATGGCGAACTGCCCATCTTCAGAGCAAACAACGGGCATATCAGGCTTAATTTGGTCGGTATTAATCATAGCGTTTCTCCTGTTGACTCAGTCGGAAAGACCGAGTTAATTTAATTATTTGACGCTAACTCAGGCAATATTTGAGGACATTAGCTAGCTGTCGAACTTAAGCTGGTAGGCTCGAATTACAGTACATTAATACCGTGCGCATTCACTACATACCCCATTAAATCCCCTGGTAGGTGTTTTAAATATACAGACATGACTGAAATCGGTCTGTACGATTGCACACACACAATTGCTTGATTTTGGATGAATGTTCGACCTACTCTGCCGCACTGTTCGTCGCTATTTATTATTTTTATCGCAGCTCTTGCTCCGCCTGTTGCCACTCCTGTATGGCACGATCGTCCTGGCTACTCCTCTGCTTGTAGATTTCATTGGCACGCTTGGCGATCTGCGGTGTCATATTGTCAGGTTTCTTATTTAAAGGCGAGAGTGAAAAACAGCCGCTGTTGGATCATGAGTGTCGTCTTGACCATTTTAGCAGTCGAGGGTCTAGCCCGTTATAAAACGCAGCCAAGCCAGCCTTCCAGGCCATCGAACAGTGGCACCAGGAGGTGCATGCGCTGGCGGAAGGTTCAGGTACATGAGCGGAACTCAGAGTCACTGGAAAGGCTGGGCAAACTCCATCGCCTATAGAATGCCTTGCTTGAACAGTTAAATGCGCTAATTCAAAAATCCGTCTGTAGACTAAAAGTGGAATTGGGTCAGACGAACATGTCTCACGTCAGTAACTGTGTGTTTTAAGCAGCGCGACGTTTTCCTATTAAACCTATACCTAGTAACACAGAACTGAACAACCAGATAGCGGCAGGAACGGGCACAGGAGCGGCAACAACACCGGGACTGATAGCCCATACTAAGTATTGATGATCCATAGTTGCATAGCTCTGACTGTTAAACCAACCAGTAAAGGCCCATGCGCTATTGGGGTAAAAGGAATAATTGGACACTGTACTAGACCAATATCCAGAGTCACTTCGATTCGCGACTAGAATGCTTGAGCTGATTCCCGAAGGAGTTGCATTGTAAGCTTGACCATATAAGGTTACAGTGTTAGTCGGCAATACCCATTGGTCTGAATTGCCGTAAACAATACTATTTAGATAACCAACGAAGGCTTGTGCGCCCCACCAGTCCGCTGTACCATTTACATTAAAATCCGCATCCACTAAGTCATGGGTGCCGTTTATAGTCTGGACAACTCTGTTATTTGCTTGAATGATTGCATTGATTACACTAGTATATCCTTGATTTGTTTCCAAAGTCCCTAGCAAATTGGCATCTGATGTCCAGGTAACATTTGTACCACTCTCGTAGATTCCCAGACCATTATCGACAGCAGTAACTGTCGCTTGAGCGGTAATAGTATTTACGCTGAGAAGCAATGCAGTTGCCAGCAGGGCTTTTCCGTGTTGCATAGTGAATCTCCTAATTAAATAAAAAAACAGCGTTATTCAGTTGCTTTACCTTAAAGAATTGATGGTTATCAACTTGGCAGCTCATCTTAGCAGTAATTTGGGTAAATTTAAACAAACCACATAATGTAATTATTGGACGCCACTTTCCGCGTTGAGCACTGAAATGCTTTGAGTGCGTTTAGGAATTGATCAATCCCAATCAGAATACAAACTGAGCATACCTTCAAGTTAACACTTAGGCGAATCAAGCACCACTAAAATCAGGAACACCGCCAATACCCATCTCAATAAAAAGGTCTGTCAACTTGAAATGGAAACCTTACATCCCCTCTCCAATTACACAATAAATCATTCAGCTAATTGGACATTTCAACTTTGCTCAAGAGTGGACATTTTTACATTGCATTAACTTAGTAATTAGCAATAACGTATAACACCTGATTAAAATTTAACCTAAATTTACCTGTCCTTAACCCATCTTAACTTAGCAATAAATATAATCATTTACGCTATTTTACTTAAAGTTATTAACTTCAGGATTCAAGGTGACCTAAATGCAACTCTGTATAAAATATATGCTTATGTCGGCAACGCTGCTGACGTATCAGCCCGTATACGCTCACAATAATACGATCTCGGTGCCAGATGTTAGTATTGAAAAACCCGGAAACGCCGGAGTTAGCGTACATACCCATCTTAGACTGGTTTCCCCGCCAACTGGACAAGCAAGCTTCCACACTGCTGCTAATAAAGCAGCCATAAACAATTACACCGCACCTTATGCTGGCTATGGCTACCAAACCCCGGCGTCCATTGCTTGCATCTATGGCCTAGTGACGCAGAACAACAATTGCAATCCAAATAAAACCACAACAAATGTTGCAGCCCATACTGGTGTAAAAGCCATCGCCATTGTAGATGCGTATCATTATCCCTTCGCGCAAAGAGACTTAACTGTATTTTCTAATCAGTTCGGGCTACCAACACCTAGCTTACAAGTAGTATTTGCCAGTGGATCACAACCACCTATTGACCCTAATGGTTGGGAAGTTGAGGAAGCACTTGATCTGCAATGGGCGCATGCGTTAGCGCCCTCTGCCAAAATTTATCTGGTAGAAGCCGCCTCTTCGCAAATCTCCAGTTTGTTACAAGCAGTAAAAACCGCCACCAGCTTAGTGCAGGCCGCGGGTGGTGGTGTGGTATCCATGAGTTGGGGAAGTTCAGAATTTTCCGGTGAAACAAACTACGATAGTTATTTTAATAACACTAATGTTATTTATTTTGCCTCCAGTGGCGACAGTGCTGGCGTCAGCTGGCCTTGTGTTTCGCAAAACGTACTCTGCGTCGGCGGTACCAGTCTGCGCTTGTATAACAACAATACCACCAGTAATAGCGTGGGCGATTTTGATCAAGAAGTGGCTTGGGCTGATGGTGGCGGTGGTATTAGTGCTTATGCAGCAAAACCCAGTTACCAAAAAACCGCCGTCAGTAGCGGTAATTTTAGAGGGGTGCCGGATATTGCGTTAGCAGCCGATCCCAATTCCGGCGCATGGGTTTACTACACATCCTCTATCACTGGCCAAGGTGCATGGAACGTGGTGGGCGGTACCAGTTGGTCAAGCCCAATGGCTGCCGCCATGACGGTGAATGCCGGCACCAGCTCTACAACAACTGCGGCTGAAGCAGCAAAAATCTACGCCAGTAATTTTTCCACCTTGTTTACAGATACCACAGCAGGTTGGTGCGGGCCCTACTACGGATTAAATACAACAACGGGTTGGGATCCTTGTACGGGATTGGGTAGTTATTTTCACTATTAAGTAAAAGCATTTAGTTAATGCCGTTAATAGGGGTCGTTATATAGGCCCCTATTTTTAATAGCGCATATTATAAAAGCGAAGTGCACTACCTCAATTTAACCGCCAGTAAAGTGGTTAGTCTTTACGCACAAAACATACTTACCCGGTTATCACTGCACCATCCCCTACTCCGTATATTAATCATCAGAAGTAAATTTACGTAGATTGCCGTAAAACCTTAACTAGTTGGAACAGGGTTGGTTAATCAATCAGCCCCCTGCTGCCACTCCCAGCCGCCGCCCAATGCTTTATAAACCGCCACCAAAGCCGTGGAGGTATCGGTTTCGGTTAGCGCCAAGCGATCTTGCGATTCTAGCAGCCGCCGTTCGGCGTCCAGCACAGCTAAAAAGTCGAACAAACCATTTTGGTATCTTAGTCGGGCTAAACGCGCTGATTTTTCCGCTGCGCTAACTGCTTTGCGGAAATATTCGCGGCGTACTTGCAAGCGACCATAGTCTACCAGCGAGTTTTCAGTTTCCTCCAACGCCCGTAATACTGATTTTTGGTAATTGGCCGTATCTGCTTCAATTTGCGCGTCGGCAGCTTGCATGCGCGTATAAACCCGGCCCATGTCAAACGCCGCCCAGCGGATGCTGGGGCCGAAGGAATAGGTATCGCCTCCGGGCCCACCTAAACCAGAAAAATTACCGGCTTGTAGCGATATGTTGCCGATGAACTGCACTTTGGGGAAGAAATCGCCTATCACCACGCCCAATTTTGCGGTAGATGCCGCCAAGTTGCGTTCGGCAATGCGGATATCCGGGCGGCGTTGCAGCAATTTGTCCGGGTTACCAATGGCAACAATGGCCGGTGCGGCCGGTATCGGTTGCTCCGCTTCCAACCGACTATTGAGTTGCTCCGGCGTTAAGCCCAGCAACACCGCAAGTCGATGTATGTAGTGGCGAATGTTGGCTTCCAGCGGTGGTACGCTGGCCAGCGTCGAGTTTAATTGTTCTTCTGCACGCGCAACGTCCAGCGCGGTGCCGCGACCACCTTGCAGGGTGGTGACGGTGTATTTTAGCGTGGCTTGCTGATTAGTTGCGTTGTTACGCGCCACTTGCAGTTGGTGTTGAGTGCCACGCAATTCGAAATAATTGCGGGCGATTTCCGCAGTCAGGCTAACCATGGCGTCCCGGTACACCGCCTCCACCGATTCAGTTTGCGAAACTTGCGCTTCTATTGAGCGGCGAATCCGGCCAAAGAAATCCACTTCCCAGGTTGCGTCGAAGCCGGTGGTGAGTAAATCAAATTCCGGCCCTGGTTTGATACTGGAGCCGAATTGACCGATGCTGTATTGTTGGGTTTTTTCCGAGGCGCCCGCCGTCACGGTGGGAAATAGATCGAATTTGCTGAGCAGGCGCATGGCTCTGGCCTGACGTAGATTGGCAATGGCAATCTTCAGATCGGGATTGGAATGCAGGCCTTCGCTGACCAAGTGATTTAATTCTTCGTCATGGAATTGTTCCCACCAGCGGATTTCGGTATTTTCAAAGCTCATACCAGTTGGGGCAGCGTTGGCAAAATTTTCAGGCGTCCGCTGTTCCGGTTTTTGATAATCCGGTCCGACCAGAGGCGAGCAGGCGCTGAGCATTAGACAGAACACCAAACTAATAACTCGTGCTATCTGATCATTCGACATACCGGTGTACTCGCTGAATTTTTTCATATCGGCATCTATAGTTCGGAGGTATGTTGAGCTGAATCAGAGACGCTTTTTGCAGTAGTGCGAGTCTGGTTACGGTCTGCCAAACCTTGCAGCGCTGAGAAAAACACCGGGGTGAACATCAAGCCGAAAAAGGTAACACCCAGCATGCCGAAAAACACCGGCGTGCCCAGCGCCTGCCGCATTTCAGCACCAGCGCCGGTTGCAAACAGCAGCGGTAATACGCCCATGATGAAAGCCAAAGAAGTCATCAAAATAGGCCGGAAACGCAGCTTGCAGGCTTCTATCGCGGCGGTATAACGGTCGGCACCTTGTTCGTGCAGCGTTTTTGCAAATTCAACGATTAAAATGGCGTTTTTGCAGGCCAGCCCAACCAGTACCAGTAACGAAATTTGCGTGAAGACATTATTATCTCCGGAACGCAGCAATACGCCGGCCAATGCGCACATCAGCGTCATCGGCACGATCAGGATAATGGATAGCGGTAAAATCCAGCTTTCATACAGGGCTACTAGTACTAAAAACACCAGTAGGCTGGACAGCGCAAATACATAGATGGCGGCATCACCGGCCCGAATTTGCTGGAAAGTCAGGTCTGTCCATTCAAAATCCATAGATAACGGCAGAGATTTGCGAGCGATTTGCTCCATCAGCGTCGCCGCCTGTCCGGAACTAAAGCCGGGTGCCGGCGCGCCGTTGATTTCAGCGGACGGGAACATATTGTAATGCACTACCCTATCCGGCCCGCTGATTTCTGTGACTTTCACCAATTCGTCCAGTGGTGCCATTTCGCCGCGCGCGTTGCGGATTTTCAAACGGCCAATTTGCTCTGGCAAACGACGGAACGGACTGTCAGCTTGCGTGATGACTTGATAGGTGCGGCCGAATAAATTCAAATCGTTTACATAAAGTGAACCTAAATAAGTCTGCATGGTTTCGAAAATTTCGGTCATGGAGATGCCTTGCGATTTGGCTTTCACCCGGTCAATATCGGCGTACAATTGTGGGACGTTGTTCTGATAACTGGTAAACAAACCATCCAGTTCTGGCGATTGCCGTCCGGATTGCAACACTGCGCCCACCGCATTGTTTAACGCGGTAAAACCTTCATGACCGCGATCCTGAATTTGCATTTTGAAACCGCCCAAACTACCCAGTCCTAAAATCGGCGGCGGCGGAAATACGCCGATAAAAGCTTCGCGAATAGCCCCCATTTTGGGCTGTAATTCCGCTAGGATTTTTTGCGCAGACAATCCGTTCGCTACACGTTCTTCAAACGGTTTTAACGGCGCGAATATCGTGCCAGCATTTGAGGTATTGGCGCCGCTAACCACGGAAAAGCCAGGAAACGCAACCGCACCTTCAACACCGGGCTGCGCCAGCAAAACTTCGCTGGCACGCTTGATGACCTGGTTGGTTCGCTCCAGCGAAGCGGCTTCCGGCAATTGCGCAAACACCACCAGATAACCTTTGTCCTGCATCGGAATAAAACCAGCCGGCGTGATGTTAAATTCGTAACCGGTAAAACTTAATAGCACCAAATAAAGCAGACCGGCTACCAGACTGAAACGCAGTAAACGCCTTACCACATTGGCGTATACTTGCGAGGTTTTAACGAAAACGCGATTGAACAAACTAAAAAACCAGCCGAAACAGAAATTAATAGCCCGCGTCAGCAGATCCGGGGCCGTTCCATGCGGTTTAAGCAGCAGAGCCGCCAGCGCAGGGCTAAGCGTCAGCGAATTAAAAGCGGAAATTATTGTGGAAGAGGTAATGGTTAACGCAAATTGCTTATAAAATTGGCCGTTGATGCCCGCGACAAAAGCGGAAGGAATAAACACCGCCGCTAAAACCACCGTTATGGCGATAATGGGCCTTGTGACTTCGTTCATGGCTTGCCGGGTAGCGTCACGCGGCGAAAGGCCGGCTCCAATATTTCTCTCTACGTTTTCCACCACGACAATGGCGTCGTCCACAACGATGCCGATTGCCAAAATCAGCCCAAACAGCGACAAATTGTTGATGGTAAAACCCAGCCCGGACATGATGATAAATGTGCCAATGATGGATACCGGCACCGCCAACAGCGGAATGAGCGCCGCCCGCCAGCTTTGCAGAAACACCAGCACCACCAGTACCACCAGCAGCAGCGCTTCAAAGAAAGTATGCAGTACCGCATCCAGCGACTTTTCGACAAAAATAGTGGTGTCATATACGATTTTATAATCCACGCCTTCCGGAAAGCGTTTTTTGAGGTTTTGCATCGTGCTTTTGATTTGATGCGCGGTTTCCAATGCATTAGCGCCGGAGCGTAATGAAATCGGTATCGCCACCGCATCTTTATTGTCCAACTGGCTGCGCAGAGAATAGGTATTTGCGCCCAGTTCAATCCGCGCCACCTCTCTTAAGTGCACCACGGTTCCGCCTTCGCCGTATTTAACGATAATATCGCCAAATTCGTCTATTGTCGTCAGCCGCCCCATACTATTAATATTGAGCTGAAATTCTGCGCCGTTGTCCATCGGCTGCTGTCCGATCACGCCGGCTGCAACTTGGATGTTTTGTTCGCGTATGGCTTTAACGATATCGCTGGAACTAAGGTTCAGCGAGGCGATTTTTTCCGGATCCAGCCACACCCGCATGCTATAGCTGCCAGCACCGAAAGTGCGCACATCGCCAACACCGGGCAGGCGCAGTAATTGATCGCTGATGTTCAACAACGCATAGTTGGACAAATAAAGCTGATCGTAACGCTGGCTTGGTGAAATCAGATGGATCACCAGCAAAATATCCGGCGAGGATTTTTTGGTGGTGATACCCAGCCGACGCACGTCTTCAGGGAGTTTGGGATTGGCGTTCGACACCCGGTTTTGCACCTGCATTTGCGCGATGTCCAGATTGGTGCCAATTTCAAAAGTAATGGTCAGCGTCATCAAGCCGTCGCTGGTGGATTGCGAAGACATGTACAACATGTTTTCCACACCATTAATTTCCTGCTCTATCGGCGCGGCGACGGTTTCGGCGATGACCTTAGGATTGGCACCCGGATAATTGGCTGAAACGACTATGGTCGGTGGCGTAACTTCCGGGTATTGGCCGATAGGCAGCGACAGCATGGCGATAGTGCCGATCAACACAATGATGATGGACAACACGATCGCAAAACGCGGGCGATCGATAAAAAAGAAGGCAATGTTCATGAACCGGCTCCGGACTTGTCGGCGGCCATCGGCTCTTGATGCGGATTGACAGTCGCGCCTGGCTGCACATATTGCAAGCCATTGGTGACTATCCAATCCTTCGGCGATAAGCCGTCGGTGACAATGCGCAAGCCGTCGTATAAACGCCCGGTTTCAATGGGGCGGTATTGCGCGTGATGATCTTCAGAGACAACCATTACGTATTTTTTACCTTGATCCATGGCAATGGCGCGATCATTGATTAAAATCGCATTATGGACTTCACTGCCAGGTGCCCTCACCCGCGCGAACAAGCCCGGCCCTAATAAATCGTCCGGATTGCCGAACACGCCACGGGTGCGTATGGCACCTGTTTCCGGGTTGACTTGCGGATCTACATAATCAATGTAGCCTTTATGCGGAAAGCCTTTTTCATCGATCAAAGCCATTTCCAAAGGCACGCGTAAAGCGTTGGAACTTTGGCGCTTGCCGTCTATTTCCT contains:
- a CDS encoding cytochrome ubiquinol oxidase subunit I; this translates as MEILQDSVFLSRLQFSVTALFHILWPLMTVGLSIILVVFEGLWLKTADIDCYRHAHFWAKLFLLNFSVGVISGLPMEFEFGANWSRFSIMAGEFFGNILGFEGAMAFMLEAGFLGIMLFGWTRVPPIMHLFATCMVALGASLSAFWILVANSWMQTPDGIHLENNRVVVDSYFDAIFNKNMPWGVSHMWFACLATSLFVLGGLSAWYILNKRHTAFFLKSFKLAFLGVIFVVPLQIFIGHNSGKEVFVNQPAKAAALEAHWDTNENDKGAAWNLLTWPNKAEQQNDWAIAIPNGLSWIATGERHGQVQGLKAFLKGDQPPAILLIFYSFRLMVLIGMYFLAVMLWTAVAWISGRLTVELIANNPLLLRAWIAAIPLGYLASECGWIVREVGRQPWVIYGILRTRDAASVLPTSVVASTLLAFIVVYSILFVLFLIFASRIIRKGPDLTLTP
- a CDS encoding efflux transporter outer membrane subunit; this translates as MKKFSEYTGMSNDQIARVISLVFCLMLSACSPLVGPDYQKPEQRTPENFANAAPTGMSFENTEIRWWEQFHDEELNHLVSEGLHSNPDLKIAIANLRQARAMRLLSKFDLFPTVTAGASEKTQQYSIGQFGSSIKPGPEFDLLTTGFDATWEVDFFGRIRRSIEAQVSQTESVEAVYRDAMVSLTAEIARNYFELRGTQHQLQVARNNATNQQATLKYTVTTLQGGRGTALDVARAEEQLNSTLASVPPLEANIRHYIHRLAVLLGLTPEQLNSRLEAEQPIPAAPAIVAIGNPDKLLQRRPDIRIAERNLAASTAKLGVVIGDFFPKVQFIGNISLQAGNFSGLGGPGGDTYSFGPSIRWAAFDMGRVYTRMQAADAQIEADTANYQKSVLRALEETENSLVDYGRLQVRREYFRKAVSAAEKSARLARLRYQNGLFDFLAVLDAERRLLESQDRLALTETDTSTALVAVYKALGGGWEWQQGAD
- a CDS encoding S53 family peptidase, which encodes MQLCIKYMLMSATLLTYQPVYAHNNTISVPDVSIEKPGNAGVSVHTHLRLVSPPTGQASFHTAANKAAINNYTAPYAGYGYQTPASIACIYGLVTQNNNCNPNKTTTNVAAHTGVKAIAIVDAYHYPFAQRDLTVFSNQFGLPTPSLQVVFASGSQPPIDPNGWEVEEALDLQWAHALAPSAKIYLVEAASSQISSLLQAVKTATSLVQAAGGGVVSMSWGSSEFSGETNYDSYFNNTNVIYFASSGDSAGVSWPCVSQNVLCVGGTSLRLYNNNTTSNSVGDFDQEVAWADGGGGISAYAAKPSYQKTAVSSGNFRGVPDIALAADPNSGAWVYYTSSITGQGAWNVVGGTSWSSPMAAAMTVNAGTSSTTTAAEAAKIYASNFSTLFTDTTAGWCGPYYGLNTTTGWDPCTGLGSYFHY
- a CDS encoding DUF2171 domain-containing protein, whose product is MINTDQIKPDMPVVCSEDGQFAIVDHMQGTNTIKLNKDKTGQHHYIPVSWVSSTAGGKVKVDRPGEQAMAQWSTSPPSA
- a CDS encoding DUF2789 domain-containing protein, encoding MNTSIHTLQMLFTQLGLAGDEKQINAFIKKHRPLPRFIPLSEANFWNEAQAAFLAEAVAEDSDWCTLVDEIDCSLREN
- a CDS encoding DUF4010 domain-containing protein codes for the protein MRDPVLAAGIAVILTILLTERNILHHFVSTILSEGELNDALILAAAALVLLPLTPDQYLGRFNALNPRTIWIIVIIIMSIGATGYITLRDTGPRICLAISGFASGFVSSVATISSMGARAHSRE
- the cydB gene encoding cytochrome d ubiquinol oxidase subunit II, coding for MDNEIHTILANIWFLIIGLMLFLYVVLDGFDLGVGILSLFTRNDKHRAIMMTSLESIWDANETWLVLLGGALFGAFPLVFAITLQSLYVPVMVMIFALIFRGFSFEFRHHAKDITLWNLGFGYSSVLASLAQGIAFGGLIGGLLVFDGNYQGKVWGWFTPFSLLVSVGVVSGYALLGATYLMIKTEGSIQVKCIYQAYVAAALQITILIAVIIWIPRFNPYFAARWANNLSGPYISFFLLLAVFAFFMLLSALQRRFEIRAFFWSVIISLAGFTAVAIGYYPFLIPASLGLSQAASSSKTLIFMLAGIGFLIPIMLVYSGYQYLVFRGKIQIDMPME